In Flammeovirgaceae bacterium 311, one DNA window encodes the following:
- a CDS encoding alkyl hydroperoxide reductase/ thiol specific antioxidant/ mal allergen (COG0526 Thiol-disulfide isomerase and thioredoxins) has translation MIKAMKYVNLVAVFSLLIFFAGTVPNAGYGVGDTARDFSLKNVDGKMVSLADYENAKGYIVIFTCNTCPYSVMYEDRIIALNNKFADKGYPVIAINPNDETKQPADSYDKMFVRAKEKGFKFPYVQDKTQEIARAYGATNTPHVYVLNKDRKVVYIGSIDNNARDAASADKHYVEDAIKAIESSKEPEVSKTKAIGCTIKWTS, from the coding sequence ATGATTAAGGCTATGAAATACGTAAATCTGGTAGCGGTTTTCTCACTGCTCATCTTTTTTGCCGGAACAGTTCCCAATGCAGGATATGGAGTTGGTGACACTGCACGTGATTTTTCATTAAAAAATGTGGATGGAAAAATGGTGTCATTGGCTGATTATGAAAATGCCAAAGGTTATATCGTAATTTTTACCTGCAATACCTGCCCTTATTCAGTTATGTATGAAGATAGGATTATAGCGCTGAATAATAAATTCGCAGATAAAGGATATCCTGTTATTGCAATTAATCCAAATGACGAGACGAAACAGCCTGCCGATTCATATGATAAAATGTTTGTAAGAGCCAAAGAAAAAGGATTTAAATTTCCATACGTTCAGGATAAAACACAGGAGATAGCCAGGGCTTACGGAGCTACGAATACGCCTCATGTTTACGTATTAAATAAAGATCGTAAGGTTGTATATATTGGCTCTATCGACAATAATGCCAGGGATGCTGCAAGTGCGGATAAGCATTATGTGGAAGATGCCATTAAGGCCATCGAGAGCAGCAAAGAACCCGAAGTCTCTAAAACTAAAGCGATAGGCTGTACTATTAAGTGGACATCATAA